In the genome of Spirochaetia bacterium, one region contains:
- the larA gene encoding nickel-dependent lactate racemase — MIIDFPFGKNTIHADIPEDRIQNILVSPLHEYKAPASPQELIDEALEHPIGSKKLCELSENRQHIVLLASDHTRPVPSRFIIPAMLREIRKGNPEAEITILIATGCHRGTTKQELIAKFGTEIVSKEHIVIHDCDTSPVVDIGTLPSGGTCLINKLAVEADLLVSEGFIEPHFFAGYSGSRKSVLPGVASRTTVLANHCSEFIADSHSRTGILEGNLIHKDMVWAARQAKLAFIVNVVIDARKSPIYAVAGDMEAAHETGCRFLDNLCKVETAPAPIVISTNGGYPLDQNIYQAVKGMTAAEAAVTKSGVIIMIARSDDGTGGDAFYHQMADEPDINKTLKLFMSRNRTATVPDQWQTQIFIRILQKATVIYISEAPDDMIRALHMIPAHSIGEALKLAEDIVGNPQAKIIAIPDGVSVIVSNKKHI; from the coding sequence ATGATCATTGACTTCCCATTCGGAAAAAACACAATCCATGCCGATATCCCTGAAGACAGGATACAGAATATCTTGGTATCACCCCTGCACGAATACAAGGCGCCTGCCTCCCCACAGGAACTCATCGATGAGGCCCTGGAACATCCCATCGGCAGCAAGAAACTGTGCGAACTTTCGGAAAATCGCCAACACATCGTCCTGTTGGCCAGTGATCATACCAGACCAGTACCAAGCAGATTTATCATTCCTGCAATGCTAAGGGAAATACGTAAAGGCAACCCCGAAGCTGAAATTACTATATTGATTGCAACCGGCTGTCATCGTGGAACGACAAAACAGGAACTGATTGCAAAATTCGGAACAGAAATAGTCAGCAAAGAACATATTGTCATCCACGACTGTGACACTTCTCCTGTAGTGGACATCGGTACACTGCCAAGCGGCGGTACCTGCCTGATCAACAAGTTGGCCGTTGAAGCTGACCTGCTGGTATCCGAAGGGTTCATAGAACCTCACTTCTTTGCCGGATACTCAGGATCACGGAAAAGTGTTCTGCCCGGAGTCGCCTCCAGGACAACGGTACTGGCCAACCATTGCTCAGAGTTCATTGCAGACTCCCATTCCAGGACAGGGATTCTTGAAGGTAACCTGATACACAAGGACATGGTCTGGGCCGCCCGCCAGGCAAAGCTGGCCTTCATCGTCAACGTAGTCATAGATGCCAGGAAATCTCCCATATATGCAGTCGCAGGAGATATGGAAGCAGCACATGAGACAGGTTGTCGGTTCCTGGACAACTTGTGCAAGGTTGAAACGGCCCCAGCCCCTATAGTCATCTCCACCAACGGCGGTTACCCGCTTGATCAGAACATCTACCAGGCTGTCAAAGGAATGACCGCCGCTGAAGCTGCCGTGACCAAATCAGGAGTCATCATCATGATCGCACGATCAGACGACGGTACCGGTGGAGATGCTTTCTACCATCAGATGGCAGATGAACCGGATATCAACAAGACACTCAAGCTGTTTATGAGCAGAAACAGGACAGCTACCGTTCCCGATCAATGGCAGACGCAGATTTTCATCAGGATCCTACAAAAGGCAACGGTCATCTACATATCAGAAGCTCCCGACGATATGATACGTGCTCTGCACATGATCCCGGCTCACAGCATTGGGGAAGCATTGAAACTCGCAGAAGACATAGTAGGCAATCCCCAGGCAAAAATCATAGCAATCCCAGACGGAGTCTCTGTGATAG
- a CDS encoding 4-hydroxythreonine-4-phosphate dehydrogenase PdxA produces the protein MNEKPVLGILLGDAAGVGSEILAKLASSHFFDAYCRPLFIGDIRVMQRGFDIIGKTSCINAIEDAHEASWEQEGCYPLLDRKNVDPCKVPFGKISLIAGRACIDMLATAVQLSKEKLIAGFCFVPLNKAGLREAGCLYESEHHFLAHAFGVTGPFGEINVVDDLWSTRTTSHIPIKDVSSSLSVERIDNSILLCNEALKSSGVKKPRIAICALNPHCGENGKCGTEEIEIITPAIEKAEAMGIDVTGPYSSDITFIKAFKGDFDGVVTMYHDQGQIALKLKGFDQGITIAGGMPVPIATCAHGTAYDIAGTGVVNPHAFENAVRMVSRMAEHLAQE, from the coding sequence ATGAATGAAAAACCTGTTCTAGGTATATTGCTCGGCGATGCTGCTGGTGTTGGTTCAGAGATACTTGCCAAGTTGGCTTCTTCCCATTTCTTCGATGCATATTGCAGACCTTTGTTCATCGGTGACATACGTGTTATGCAAAGAGGATTCGATATCATCGGAAAAACTTCATGCATCAATGCAATTGAGGATGCTCATGAGGCTTCATGGGAACAAGAAGGATGTTATCCCCTCTTGGACCGAAAAAATGTTGATCCTTGTAAGGTTCCATTCGGGAAGATATCCCTCATTGCAGGACGTGCCTGCATCGATATGCTGGCGACAGCAGTGCAATTGAGCAAGGAAAAACTGATTGCAGGATTTTGCTTTGTTCCATTGAACAAAGCCGGCTTGCGTGAAGCTGGCTGTCTCTATGAAAGTGAACACCATTTTCTTGCCCATGCCTTTGGTGTGACCGGGCCTTTCGGTGAGATAAATGTCGTCGATGACTTATGGTCCACAAGGACAACCAGCCATATTCCTATCAAGGATGTGAGTAGCAGTCTTTCTGTCGAAAGGATCGACAATTCGATTCTCTTATGTAATGAAGCCTTGAAATCGAGTGGAGTCAAGAAGCCTAGGATTGCCATCTGCGCTTTGAATCCCCATTGTGGCGAGAACGGCAAGTGCGGCACTGAAGAAATTGAAATCATCACACCGGCCATTGAAAAAGCAGAAGCTATGGGTATTGATGTTACAGGGCCTTATTCTTCTGATATTACGTTCATCAAGGCTTTCAAAGGTGATTTTGACGGAGTCGTGACTATGTATCATGACCAAGGACAGATTGCACTCAAACTCAAAGGTTTTGACCAAGGCATAACGATTGCAGGGGGGATGCCTGTGCCGATTGCCACCTGTGCTCATGGAACAGCCTATGATATAGCTGGAACTGGGGTTGTCAATCCCCATGCATTTGAGAATGCAGTCAGGATGGTAAGTCGAATGGCTGAGCATCTTGCACAAGAATAA
- a CDS encoding tripartite tricarboxylate transporter substrate binding protein: MKKIFLSLIIASVCSFTLMANGTAEVDHSYPTKPVKIVVPYGAGGGSDITIRLLAKYMEPTLGQNIVIQNVSGGSGTIGWTQVSEAKPDGYTLSYGDCLMSNGQLLFKGITYDNTSFTPIAMYANDPHIIVASKNSGITSFQQLVEYVKQHPGQVTFGLGGAWTSHDFLRLSLEEATGISFKRMVFQSGALAVTAVAGGNCMVAVPFVSEALAQIEAGNVIPLAVSSAKRIDVAPQIPTIKECGVDYTHTMWRGIIAPAGLPDNIIHAVDTAIGKAFDNPEYVKAAKNAGSFPEYMGYDQFHDYFNQNHETYKALITKALSETN; the protein is encoded by the coding sequence ATGAAAAAGATTTTTTTGAGTTTGATTATTGCCAGTGTATGCAGTTTTACTTTGATGGCAAATGGTACAGCGGAGGTTGATCACAGTTACCCTACGAAACCTGTTAAGATTGTGGTTCCCTATGGTGCAGGCGGAGGTTCAGACATTACAATTCGTTTGCTTGCAAAATATATGGAACCGACCCTTGGCCAAAATATTGTCATACAGAATGTAAGCGGTGGCAGTGGGACCATTGGGTGGACTCAGGTCTCTGAAGCAAAACCTGATGGATATACACTTAGTTATGGAGATTGCCTGATGTCCAATGGTCAACTTCTGTTTAAGGGAATTACCTATGATAATACATCCTTTACTCCTATTGCCATGTATGCCAATGATCCTCATATCATCGTTGCTTCAAAAAATTCGGGTATTACAAGCTTCCAGCAGTTGGTTGAATATGTAAAACAGCATCCGGGTCAGGTAACTTTCGGACTTGGTGGGGCCTGGACCAGTCATGATTTCTTAAGGCTGAGTTTGGAAGAAGCCACTGGGATTTCATTCAAGAGGATGGTATTCCAGAGTGGTGCACTGGCAGTCACTGCCGTTGCAGGTGGCAATTGTATGGTAGCTGTACCATTCGTGAGTGAAGCCCTTGCACAGATTGAGGCAGGCAATGTCATTCCTTTGGCTGTCTCGAGTGCAAAGAGGATTGATGTAGCCCCTCAGATTCCAACTATCAAGGAATGTGGCGTTGACTACACGCATACAATGTGGAGAGGTATCATTGCTCCGGCTGGGTTACCGGATAATATAATTCATGCTGTGGATACTGCAATTGGAAAAGCTTTTGATAATCCTGAATATGTCAAAGCTGCAAAAAATGCTGGTTCTTTCCCTGAGTATATGGGATATGACCAATTCCATGACTATTTCAATCAGAATCATGAAACGTATAAGGCATTGATTACGAAAGCATTAAGCGAAACCAACTGA
- a CDS encoding tripartite tricarboxylate transporter TctB family protein, with the protein MGKLNGNRLFILAFIGLLVAFATQLPAMPATAAHYPLVLLIASFVLALWLLFDKQKEEQHLDSWCVIHVCVFALAVIAYIFLMSYIGYVISTLLFLFSSLLYLKIPGKKVLFIFPVVVTLLLYIFFTDVLNVYLPTGHIFS; encoded by the coding sequence ATGGGAAAACTTAATGGTAACAGATTGTTTATCTTGGCATTCATTGGTCTGCTTGTTGCCTTTGCAACGCAATTGCCGGCAATGCCTGCAACTGCTGCACACTATCCTTTGGTATTGTTGATAGCTAGTTTTGTCCTTGCCTTATGGTTGTTGTTCGATAAGCAAAAAGAAGAACAGCATCTGGACTCTTGGTGTGTAATCCATGTCTGTGTGTTTGCATTGGCTGTTATAGCATATATTTTTCTAATGTCATATATCGGCTATGTGATTTCTACCTTGCTGTTTTTGTTTTCTAGTCTTTTATATCTGAAAATACCTGGTAAGAAAGTGCTGTTTATTTTTCCTGTAGTCGTTACTCTGTTGCTCTATATATTCTTTACCGATGTCCTCAATGTCTATTTACCGACTGGACATATATTTTCTTGA
- a CDS encoding tripartite tricarboxylate transporter permease — translation MIHNILLGLSGVFTVQNFFFMVLGIIIGIIFGALPGFSATMGVAVFVPFSYVLSSGAAMLLLSGIYCGGVYGGSIPAVLIGIPGTPASVPTAMDGRPMVERGESGRALSLVTMASSFGGFISSLALLLGAPLLAIVAMKVGPPEQMMIAIFGLSVVSTLSEHNMKKGLFVCFVSLLIATVGQDPVLGFPRFTFGNYQLSSGFEIVSVLIGLFSMPEVFRMIESLHEENRQKQAHISKMSFSAFEVFSNLRNLLRSTFLGIGIGIIPAAGPDIASFLSYNQAKQASTHPEKFGHGSSEGIVASEAANNGVTGGSLIPLLTLGIPGSAPAAIFLGALIIHGLRPGPLLFSAHAGEVYTLLVGFAIINILLYFLGMLFCRFAGKVLIIPKQILIVIIVTLATVGSFSIQQNFVDVITMYGAGIIGYFMTKYDYPLSPVALGLLLGPMLEEAIKLTGTMYTNFALIFTRPLTDVFLFFIILSFAWPVLRNYLSHRKKCASAEEVCND, via the coding sequence ATGATTCACAACATTCTTTTGGGCTTGTCTGGGGTATTTACCGTACAAAATTTCTTTTTTATGGTACTTGGTATTATCATTGGAATTATTTTTGGCGCGTTGCCTGGTTTCAGTGCAACGATGGGCGTGGCTGTATTTGTACCATTTTCATATGTGCTTTCTTCGGGTGCAGCAATGTTGCTATTGTCAGGAATATACTGTGGTGGTGTGTATGGAGGTTCGATTCCTGCTGTTTTGATTGGCATCCCTGGTACTCCTGCAAGCGTACCGACTGCTATGGATGGCAGACCTATGGTCGAGAGAGGCGAAAGTGGCAGGGCTTTGTCCTTGGTGACTATGGCATCGTCTTTTGGTGGATTCATTTCCTCGTTGGCTTTGCTTTTGGGGGCGCCTCTTCTAGCAATCGTTGCCATGAAAGTAGGACCTCCGGAACAAATGATGATAGCAATCTTTGGGTTGTCCGTAGTATCTACGCTCAGTGAACATAATATGAAGAAAGGACTGTTTGTTTGCTTTGTTTCGTTATTGATTGCAACGGTCGGACAAGATCCAGTCCTTGGTTTTCCCCGTTTTACTTTTGGTAATTATCAATTATCAAGTGGTTTTGAAATTGTTTCTGTGTTGATTGGCTTATTCAGCATGCCTGAAGTATTTAGGATGATTGAGAGCTTACATGAAGAGAATAGACAGAAACAAGCTCATATAAGCAAAATGAGTTTTTCTGCTTTTGAAGTATTCAGTAATCTCCGTAATTTACTTAGATCGACCTTCTTGGGAATAGGTATAGGTATCATTCCGGCAGCAGGCCCTGACATTGCCTCTTTCCTTTCTTATAACCAAGCAAAGCAAGCCAGTACCCATCCTGAAAAGTTTGGTCATGGATCTTCTGAAGGCATTGTTGCGAGTGAGGCTGCAAACAATGGTGTTACCGGAGGTTCGCTCATTCCTTTATTGACGCTGGGTATCCCTGGAAGTGCTCCTGCAGCGATTTTTCTTGGTGCTTTGATCATCCATGGTCTACGTCCGGGCCCTTTGCTTTTTAGTGCCCATGCTGGTGAAGTGTATACGCTTCTGGTAGGCTTTGCGATAATTAATATTTTGTTGTATTTCCTTGGTATGTTGTTTTGCCGTTTTGCTGGCAAAGTCTTGATTATTCCAAAACAAATCCTGATAGTGATTATCGTCACGTTGGCTACGGTCGGTTCATTTTCTATTCAACAGAATTTTGTTGATGTTATTACTATGTATGGTGCCGGAATCATTGGCTACTTTATGACAAAATATGACTATCCTCTTTCTCCTGTAGCGCTTGGTTTGTTGTTGGGGCCTATGCTTGAGGAAGCCATTAAGCTGACTGGTACGATGTATACCAATTTTGCACTGATTTTTACTAGACCTTTGACTGATGTATTTCTTTTCTTCATTATCCTTTCCTTTGCTTGGCCTGTCCTACGTAACTATTTGTCTCATAGAAAGAAATGTGCAAGTGCTGAGGAGGTTTGCAATGATTAG
- a CDS encoding amidohydrolase family protein, with the protein MIRLFVAHLLAGADLHLETNKILTIEGKTITSILPGTADSADVVLPSSVTLLPGLIDCHSHLALDARIPGHLDMMDDTESVQTLRALRAIKDDLYQGITGLRCMGDRYYLDIVLRDSAACEDIIAPWMQVSGIGMKGIHGHGYVGKAFSGVEEFRKQARENLHHGVDWLKIFVTSGTPSEHIDWYLRREEIRAVIDEAHSCGIKTSAHCIGGQGLQYCVEEGISVLDHCYWVDEHNIELIMKSNSTVCFTPGIFMDDLRLPMCPAAHAEKVKYYRAEVEKRLSRLVAAKPRFVVGSDANHGLLWKEVNYMVQLGMPVEEAIKGVTVYAAHLMERKTGQLTSGYDADMIAVDGNPLKDVACLEHVRFVCKGGRMVRCDFPTTSSDRCAGEI; encoded by the coding sequence ATGATTAGGTTGTTTGTCGCGCATTTGCTTGCAGGAGCTGATCTACATCTTGAAACAAATAAAATACTTACCATTGAGGGAAAAACAATTACATCTATTCTTCCCGGAACTGCTGATTCTGCTGATGTTGTACTGCCGTCTTCGGTGACATTGCTTCCGGGGTTGATAGATTGTCATTCCCATCTTGCATTGGATGCTCGGATTCCTGGACATCTGGACATGATGGATGATACTGAATCTGTACAAACACTTCGGGCTCTGAGAGCCATAAAAGATGATCTGTACCAGGGTATAACGGGTCTGAGATGTATGGGTGATCGATATTATCTTGACATTGTCCTGAGAGACAGTGCTGCATGCGAAGACATCATAGCTCCTTGGATGCAGGTCTCAGGTATTGGTATGAAGGGGATACATGGACATGGATATGTCGGCAAGGCTTTTTCAGGGGTCGAAGAATTCAGAAAGCAGGCTCGCGAAAACTTGCATCATGGAGTTGATTGGTTGAAAATTTTTGTTACCTCCGGAACTCCAAGTGAACATATTGACTGGTATCTCAGGAGGGAAGAAATCCGAGCTGTTATCGATGAAGCTCATAGTTGTGGCATAAAGACCTCTGCTCATTGCATAGGAGGGCAAGGACTGCAATACTGTGTTGAAGAAGGCATTTCTGTTCTTGACCATTGCTATTGGGTTGATGAACACAACATTGAATTAATTATGAAAAGTAATTCAACGGTATGTTTTACACCCGGTATTTTCATGGATGATTTGAGATTACCCATGTGTCCTGCTGCTCATGCCGAGAAAGTGAAATACTATCGGGCGGAAGTTGAAAAAAGGCTGTCAAGATTGGTTGCTGCAAAACCTCGGTTTGTGGTTGGAAGCGATGCCAATCATGGCTTACTTTGGAAAGAAGTTAATTATATGGTACAATTAGGAATGCCTGTAGAGGAAGCAATCAAGGGCGTAACCGTATATGCTGCACATTTGATGGAGCGAAAAACCGGGCAACTTACCTCAGGCTATGATGCTGATATGATTGCTGTGGATGGTAATCCACTTAAGGATGTTGCTTGCTTGGAACATGTTCGCTTTGTCTGTAAGGGAGGGCGAATGGTCCGTTGTGATTTTCCTACGACAAGTTCTGACCGATGTGCTGGTGAAATTTGA
- a CDS encoding IS110 family transposase, translated as MESIIYVGVDVHKATNSVCMFDREHNRYLGEAARMEAGAQFLMKFLRKARRDFALAPSVRFLVGYEAGPTGFGLCRAMNKEQGCTCVIMAPTTIARASGQKVKTDRRDAMLLAVTLANGTYRKVVLPDGEDEAAKEYTRMRNTLARHLKKAKQNLLSFLLRTGYSYPFPGSYWTGKFRQWLKSIRFGNGLLQLAFEQYLQETEDLRAKLELIDARIEELADSERYREKVGRLVCFTGIQTHLALSFCCEVGDFSRFPDARRFASLLGICPGQESSGQKVRYNTITKCGNTRLRLLLVEAAKGIKRSSPYGKSKRILARQQGQCPSVIAYADRGSKRVRGKIAQLEKKGAFVNHFSTIKFHQHIGQNLS; from the coding sequence ATGGAAAGTATAATTTATGTAGGGGTGGATGTCCACAAGGCTACCAACAGCGTCTGCATGTTCGACAGGGAGCACAACCGCTACCTGGGAGAAGCCGCAAGGATGGAAGCGGGGGCGCAGTTCCTCATGAAGTTCCTGAGGAAGGCACGCAGGGACTTCGCCCTTGCCCCGTCAGTACGGTTCCTCGTCGGCTATGAGGCCGGTCCCACGGGCTTCGGGCTGTGCAGGGCGATGAACAAGGAGCAGGGATGCACCTGCGTGATCATGGCGCCGACCACCATAGCGCGGGCATCGGGGCAGAAGGTGAAGACCGACAGGCGCGATGCGATGCTGCTTGCGGTGACGCTTGCCAACGGCACCTACAGGAAGGTGGTCCTCCCCGACGGCGAGGATGAGGCGGCGAAGGAATACACGAGGATGCGCAATACCCTTGCAAGGCATCTGAAGAAGGCGAAGCAGAACCTCCTCTCCTTCCTGCTGAGGACCGGCTACTCCTATCCGTTCCCCGGTTCCTACTGGACCGGGAAGTTCAGGCAGTGGCTGAAGTCCATACGGTTCGGGAACGGGCTGCTCCAGCTGGCTTTCGAGCAGTACCTGCAGGAGACGGAGGACCTCAGGGCCAAGCTGGAGCTCATAGACGCCAGGATAGAGGAGCTGGCGGATTCGGAGCGCTACAGGGAAAAGGTGGGCAGGCTCGTCTGCTTCACCGGCATACAGACGCACCTGGCCCTCTCGTTCTGCTGCGAGGTCGGCGACTTCAGCCGCTTCCCCGATGCACGGCGGTTCGCAAGCTTACTGGGCATATGCCCGGGACAGGAATCGAGCGGGCAGAAGGTGAGGTACAACACGATAACGAAATGCGGCAACACCAGGCTTCGGCTGCTGCTGGTGGAAGCGGCGAAGGGCATCAAGAGGAGCAGCCCGTACGGCAAGTCGAAGCGGATACTCGCGAGGCAGCAGGGACAGTGCCCGTCAGTCATAGCCTATGCGGACAGGGGTTCCAAGCGGGTGAGAGGCAAGATCGCACAGCTGGAGAAGAAGGGTGCTTTTGTCAATCACTTTTCAACAATCAAATTTCACCAGCACATCGGTCAGAACTTGTCGTAG
- a CDS encoding radical SAM protein → MSSKEINLHMRYILPQEVAYVSVEDKELVIFSEGCNWLVLPQGGEKVYRALAEGKTIAEVLAKFKRETVISVIAEIEAKDFVHSSKDYVLQTSEVFIYLTNRCNLKCPYCYLSSGDVTYAELSLSQWQKVLENLFAAGFTTVTFSGGEPLLYPAFPELCEFAHKLGFQICVLSNGLLWTEELIARLAPVLSEVQLSLDGFDADSYAFVRKVNGFDRVLRSLDLLYDAGVMLSISVTPLYENVADFQQHYINFGHQLLSHYPNLQIKFSYELMPGRAIEVSTELNDRYRQIIYGIVEELYPDYAAENFYMNLKTKKRIRGCGYGGLTLAADGNVYWCNRLPQLKSVGNILSMPLEQILSMSMQTKSAVAVEHVRPCNDCPVKYICGGGCRLQYLPVSSATDENIHFETKCSETVRMSFYKRMICADRYFYV, encoded by the coding sequence ATGAGCAGTAAAGAAATAAATCTCCATATGCGGTATATCCTTCCTCAAGAAGTTGCTTATGTCTCGGTTGAAGATAAAGAGCTGGTAATTTTTTCGGAAGGATGTAATTGGTTGGTCTTACCACAGGGAGGAGAAAAAGTTTACCGTGCTCTTGCTGAAGGAAAAACAATTGCCGAGGTATTGGCAAAATTTAAGCGGGAAACTGTTATTTCGGTTATTGCTGAAATCGAAGCGAAAGATTTTGTACATTCATCCAAGGATTATGTTCTGCAGACATCAGAAGTGTTTATATATCTTACAAATCGATGTAACCTGAAATGTCCTTATTGCTACTTGTCCTCTGGTGATGTTACCTATGCTGAATTGTCATTGTCACAATGGCAAAAAGTGCTTGAAAATTTGTTCGCTGCAGGATTTACTACAGTAACTTTCAGTGGTGGAGAACCATTGCTTTATCCTGCGTTTCCTGAACTTTGTGAATTCGCACATAAATTGGGATTTCAGATTTGTGTGTTGAGCAATGGTCTCCTATGGACAGAAGAGCTGATTGCTAGACTTGCTCCAGTCTTAAGTGAAGTTCAGCTCAGTCTTGATGGATTTGATGCAGATTCTTATGCATTTGTACGAAAAGTGAACGGATTTGACCGTGTGCTCCGGTCCTTGGATTTGCTTTATGATGCAGGTGTGATGTTATCAATTTCTGTAACGCCATTATACGAAAATGTTGCTGATTTTCAACAGCATTATATAAATTTCGGTCATCAGCTACTTTCTCATTATCCGAATCTACAAATTAAATTTTCCTATGAATTGATGCCTGGAAGAGCTATTGAGGTATCGACAGAACTTAATGATCGGTACAGACAGATAATTTACGGAATCGTCGAAGAATTATATCCCGATTATGCTGCAGAGAATTTCTATATGAATCTCAAGACTAAAAAACGCATCAGAGGTTGTGGCTATGGAGGTCTTACTTTGGCTGCCGATGGAAACGTGTATTGGTGTAACAGATTGCCACAGTTGAAATCTGTAGGTAATATCCTTTCAATGCCTCTTGAACAGATACTGAGTATGTCAATGCAGACAAAATCTGCTGTGGCTGTAGAACATGTCCGTCCTTGCAATGACTGTCCTGTCAAATATATCTGCGGGGGTGGATGCCGTCTACAATATCTTCCTGTTTCTTCAGCTACAGATGAGAACATCCATTTTGAGACCAAATGTTCTGAAACTGTAAGAATGTCATTTTATAAAAGGATGATATGCGCCGATAGGTATTTTTATGTCTGA